The proteins below come from a single Scatophagus argus isolate fScaArg1 chromosome 15, fScaArg1.pri, whole genome shotgun sequence genomic window:
- the noto gene encoding homeobox protein notochord, whose product MQVPNRPVGLYGYSVRNYAPTSLYPQHQSGQCASSTKPPSGKSFTIDALLAKPEDASSCRTNPTQCGEKYQPAAPALPLTGHVGLPVATAPYAYSPNMLHSAFHTQPGYSVYCCPPFAYQPSCRGAFYAQASMSKVNAGLHSFKAKGGKSKRMRTSFTSEQLSRLEKEFARQQYMVGSERFLLASALQLTEAQVKVWFQNRRIKWRKQSLEQQQAKLAKLGLAAPPKSPGSQGHGDEGDEDEEFSDLDVDIDVSDDYTDHC is encoded by the exons ATGCAGGTGCCAAACAGACCAGTCGGACTTTATGGATATTCCGTGCGTAATTACGCACCAACATCGCTGTATCCACAGCACCAAAGCGGCCAGTGCGCATCGTCGACGAAGCCTCCAAGTGGAAAATCTTTCACTATTGATGCTTTGCTCGCCAAGCCGGAGGACgcaagcagctgcaggacgaaTCCTACTCAGTGCGGAGAGAAATATcaaccagcagctccagctctgcCTCTCACCGGACACGTAGGCCTACCGGTAGCAACAGCACCTTACGCCTACTCACCAAACATGTTGCACTCAGCGTTCCACACACAACCCGGATACTCGGTCTACTGCTGCCCGCCTTTCGCCTACCAGCCATCGTGTCGTGGAGCGTTTTACGCACAAG CTTCCATGTCCAAAGTCAACGCAGGACTGCATTCGTTCAAAGCTAAAGGTGGGAAGTCCAAACGGATGCGCACCAGCTTCACCAGCGAGCAGCTCTCCCGGCTGGAGAAGGAGTTTGCACGGCAGCAGTACATGGTCGGGTCCGAGAGGTTCCTCCTGGCCTCGGCGCTGCAGCTCACAGAAGCTCAG GTCAAAGTCTGGTTCCAGAACCGACGCATCAAGTGGCGCAAACAGAgtctggagcagcagcaggccaaACTGGCCAAACTGGGCCTGGCTGCTCCGCCGAAAAGTCCCGGATCCCAAGGCCACGGGGATGAAGGGGACGAGGATGAGGAGTTCTCCGACTTGGACGTGGATATTGACGTGTCTGATGACTACACTGACCACTGTTGA
- the emx1 gene encoding homeobox protein EMX1 has translation MMFSSAGKRCFTIESLVAKENPLSAEDPIRPTALSYSNPTTDALMNSYQAPPARSLYQTPDLVFPETVNHPSLTVAPHQLGGSHLQHPHFFGTQHRDPLNFYPWVLRNRFFGHRFQGNDVPQDSLLLHGPFARKPKRIRTAFSPSQLLRLERAFEKNHYVVGAERKQLANSLSLSETQVKVWFQNRRTKYKRQKLEEEGPESQQKKKGNHHINRWRIATKQANSEDIDVTSED, from the exons ATGATGTTTTCGTCTGCAGGAAAGCGCTGCTTCACCATAGAGTCTCTGGTCGCCAAAGAGAACCCCCTGAGCGCTGAGGATCCCATCCGTCCGACGGCTTTGAGTTACTCCAACCCGACGACAGATGCCTTAATGAACAGTTACCAGGCTCCGCCGGCCAGGTCCCTCTATCAGACCCCGGACCTGGTGTTCCCAGAGACGGTAAACCACCCGTCCCTCACCGTGGCTCCTCACCAGCTCGGAGGCTCCCACCTACAGCATCCGCACTTCTTCGGGACGCAACACCGAGACCCGCTCAACTTCTACCCCTGGGTGCTACGGAACAGGTTTTTTGGACACAGATTTCAAG GTAACGACGTGCCCCAGGACAGCCTGCTTCTCCACGGTCCTTTTGCCAGAAAACCCAAACGCATCCGGACagccttctctccctcccagctCCTCCGTCTGGAAAGAGCCTTCGAGAAGAACCACTACGTCGTAGGAGCCGAGAGGAAGCAGCTGGCGAACAGCTTGAGTTTATCTGAAACACAG GTGAAGGTGTGGTTCCAGAACAGGCGGACCAAGTACAAGCGacagaagctggaggaggagggaccgGAGAgccagcagaagaagaaggggaaCCACCACATCAACAGATGGCGCATCGCCACCAAGCAGGCCAACTCTGAGGACATAGACGTGACCTCAGAGGACTAA